The following are from one region of the Sandaracinus amylolyticus genome:
- a CDS encoding outer membrane beta-barrel domain-containing protein, translating to MFAARHNASGRDDVASREAASNQGVAMRKASVALLARALAGAVPLPRSAVLLAGAALVSGSVLLAGPAHAQDMEFSLDEAEQQPQQEGSAEGADMSFEEGETQPTQESGSGDVIGDLATTETAAEQTETREAPTEQQEAREEIFAVQQVYALRINRVEITPTASFSLNDPFVQHTGVGVGLNYWWTNVLALGVNFIWYEGLENESDIGYFVRRATRLAVPVNSYQFGAHLAFTYVPIYGKFAMFNEFIFQYDIYVLGGVGLMNTRPIPVIDPEVRSFNFDIRVAFNVGIGLRVFVTRWLAIVAELRDYMYLEQLENLEVALGAERTNPDTWTQNSPAFINNVTAHLGLTIFLPFDFEYRLPR from the coding sequence ATGTTTGCAGCACGGCACAACGCCTCTGGCAGAGACGATGTCGCGTCTCGAGAGGCTGCCTCGAATCAAGGGGTTGCGATGAGGAAGGCTTCCGTAGCGCTGCTCGCACGTGCACTCGCGGGAGCAGTGCCGCTGCCACGCAGCGCAGTGCTTCTCGCCGGTGCGGCGCTCGTCAGCGGCTCAGTGCTGCTCGCGGGTCCAGCGCACGCGCAGGACATGGAGTTCAGTCTCGACGAGGCCGAGCAGCAGCCACAGCAAGAAGGCTCGGCTGAAGGCGCGGACATGAGCTTCGAAGAGGGCGAGACGCAACCGACGCAAGAGTCGGGCAGCGGCGACGTCATCGGCGATCTCGCGACGACCGAAACGGCCGCGGAGCAGACCGAGACGCGCGAGGCGCCGACTGAGCAGCAGGAAGCGCGCGAAGAGATCTTCGCCGTCCAGCAGGTCTATGCGCTGCGCATCAATCGCGTCGAGATCACGCCGACGGCCTCGTTCTCGCTGAACGATCCCTTCGTCCAGCACACGGGCGTCGGAGTCGGGCTCAACTACTGGTGGACGAACGTTCTCGCGCTCGGCGTGAACTTCATCTGGTACGAGGGCCTCGAGAACGAGTCGGACATCGGCTATTTCGTGCGTCGCGCGACGCGCCTCGCGGTGCCGGTCAACAGCTACCAGTTCGGCGCGCACCTCGCGTTCACGTACGTGCCGATTTACGGCAAGTTCGCGATGTTCAACGAGTTCATCTTCCAGTACGACATCTACGTGCTGGGCGGCGTGGGCCTGATGAACACGCGGCCGATCCCCGTGATCGACCCCGAGGTCCGCAGCTTCAACTTCGACATCCGCGTCGCGTTCAACGTGGGTATCGGTCTGCGCGTGTTCGTGACTCGCTGGCTCGCGATCGTCGCCGAGCTGCGCGACTACATGTATCTCGAGCAGCTCGAGAATCTCGAAGTCGCGCTCGGCGCGGAGCGGACGAATCCGGACACGTGGACCCAGAACAGCCCGGCGTTCATCAACAACGTCACGGCGCACCTCGGTCTGACGATCTTCCTGCCCTTCGATTTCGAGTACCGCCTCCCGCGGTGA